The Candidatus Bathyarchaeota archaeon DNA segment CGGGAAATCATGAATAATTTAAAGTGTTAAGCAATCAGCAAATGACGGCTGAGGTTGTGGCTATTATGGTTGAAATTCATATGTGAGTATGGCTGATTTTGCGCACGCATGGAAGTATAAGTAGCCTCAACGTTTCTCTTTGCGCTTTTTCCTTTTCTCTTTTCTTTCCTTCTTGGTCATTGGCTTTTTCTTAGAGCTTTTTCCCATACCCACCTAATTCACGCCATATTGAGGTTATGGCAGAGCAACATTAAACTTACGGCCAATACGCGCGTTTTTCCATAGCCTGCGCCTACTTACGCCGTCAATTTCTACGACAATCATTTAGGATACCACTCTCAACGACTGAAAAATCATGCAACAACATATGGAGTTTGCACACCCACATCTGCTTAGGTCTTACGACTTACATGAAAAATGGGGAGTTGCGGGGGATATCTCCACTGTGGGTAGGGTTCAAATCTCACCCCCCACACAATTATTTTTATCCTAACTCTACATTTCAGTTTATAGAAGATGCATACATTGCCAAAGCTTCTTCAGAATCAAAGCCTTTCTTGACGGTGATTTTTTCTTTCTTTCGTGTGTGCGCAAAAGAAGAAAAGATAAAAAAAAGAAAAAGGATTGTGAACGAAGAATAGGAAGTCAGCTTGTGAGTTTAATATCTATTTCTTCTTGGGGGTCTTCTCTTTGCATAGCATTCTCGGCAGTATACGGGTCTGCTTCCGTCAGGTTTGAACGGAACTTCACATTCTTGTTTACATTCCGCGCAAACTGCCTTATGCATTTCTCTTGGTTCTCTACTTCCATACGACATCTAGACTGCACCTCCGATTCGCTGAAAGAACTAGTTTCGTCAGAACACTAATTCTGGAATGCTTACCTTAGAGTTGCTTATAAACTGCGCGGCGCCTTGACACTGCACTTTCATTCGAGCAAGTCAGCCCTCAGTTCGCAAAATGTGTGTGTGGGGGGTTCAAATCCCACCCCCGGCGCTAAACTGCGCAAATTGCGTCTAAATCCTCGGCTACGTACGCACGTTGGATAAAGAAACACGGTGGGCCATCTCTTCTGGTGTTGTATTGGATAATATCATGTATTCTAGGCGGGATTTGATTCAACGTAGCTCCTGCCATAACAAAATTGCTTGGGACTTAGAACCTCCCTTCACCACAGTTTTTGCGTCTAACCAAAAGGGTTTTGTGGCTAGAGCATTTCCCTGCGCCTCGCGAAAAATATGCTCAAAAAGAAACATGCTACGAGGTAAGCTGCCATTGCGGCGGCGGATAGACCTATATCGTACTCGAGAGCTCCTGCCGGCATGCCAATCCCCATGCCTGCCGTCATCATAGCCTTGAATCCTGGGTATACCATAATGATGGCGTCGCCAGCACGTGATAAAAGGAACCAGCTTGGCTGATCAGCCATCATGAGAACTCCATCGATAGTGCCGGATATTAGCATAATGAAGGCAAGCGTCATGACCGTGGCGCCCATGGCTCCCTTAGATATTGAGCTGAAG contains these protein-coding regions:
- a CDS encoding DNA-directed RNA polymerase gives rise to the protein MSYGSREPREMHKAVCAECKQECEVPFKPDGSRPVYCRECYAKRRPPRRNRY